The following DNA comes from Miscanthus floridulus cultivar M001 chromosome 5, ASM1932011v1, whole genome shotgun sequence.
gggctggctccacctcacccgatgtctagggGCTAGGCTCTACCTTGCCTGACATCCGAGGGCTGGTTCCACCTAGCCCAacgtccgagggctagctccgcctcacccaacgtccaggggcaggctccgccttgcccgacgtctgtgcgctgctccttcataactacgcgcgtagataaggtagggcactcaagtcaaccacaataccgaggaccataccctgcacacctataggaaagtaccatcaggatatgaccagatgagcgctttaagcccttccaagcatgtcagagcccaaacagtattgtgggcgccgacatttgtcctacagtgttatgggcgttggcatttgccctcggacatgaatcctgacggaaacatacggcaaccactatggtccaagaggaaactcatgtcatctatagTAACAAACATGGGGCCTCTACACCATCTGCTCCCCGTAAGGTCATGGCTTGGCACCCTGGTGCGCCACCCACCGgagtgggatgggacgtgaccacttgctgaacgaagccagagcacggccctatcaggatcagcgaacgtgctatccctggcactgTCTGCCATGTTAGTAAGGTAGGCTcaaagaaaaaggaagacccaacaCGTTCAAAGGACCATCTCTGCttctggttttttcctctttctcccatttgtaatccctgctcccccttgatctataaaagggagggcagggcaccccactaaagagaCAAATTGATTCAACACACCACgtatcacataacacacagctgagtagcaaccaagctctcagcgccctttcaacctttccttcagagacttgggacctatccctctctcgactgtttgtaccccctactacgaacctttcagtgctaataacacgagcaacagccgcaaactggatgtaggaacattctgcccgaaccagtataaaccttatgccTTTTAGCACACCGTTCGGGCCCAATGCgcaataaatacaaatttactagttggtgtttagtcaaaacaccgacacattggTTTAAATTTGAGTAGAGATTTAATCATCAAAACTTAATGTAATTCTTCAAAATTTGCTTctagaaataataaaacaaaatgaAAGATGTCACTATGCATTTGGGCCGAAAACCCACTCACGCGCTAAGCGCTGTAGTGGGCCAGCGGTGAAAATGGCCCACCGTCTAGCCACACTCCCCGCACTCCCGCGTCCCAGGCCATAACCTGAGCCTAGGCCAGGATTTCATCTTCCCGCCTAGGCCAAAAAGGCGGCCCAAGCGATCCCCACCGTTGGTCACAATCGAACGGCTCTTTGAAGCTCTCGGCCGATCAAAAACCCATGGCCGCGTCGCTCCCTGAACCCTAACTCCATTCTTCCTTCCCTCTCATCTGTTCAGTGTTGCGGCGGAGCGACGGCCGCCCACGGTGGTCGGAGGAGATGGTGGCGCCGCCACGCGCCCCTTCACCGGTGCACACGTCCACCCGAGGGTGAGTGCGCTGCTGTCGAAGGGTTGTGCAGCGGTGCCCTTTGCACATGCACATGGAGCGTCAGAGGCACCGGCGAGCCCACGGCTTGGCCGGTCTTCCCGCGCGCCGGTGAAGTGGTGGCTTTTTCATTCTTCCCTTGCGCAACGGTGTCGACGGTGGTAAGGAAACCAAGTAGGTTCCTCCTCTTCTCCATCCGTTCCCCATCGGTGGgtgagggttagggttagggttttgataCGATTTGAATCATCTCCTTCTTCATTTCTACTCTATTTCTACCCCAAgggctagatctacacctagtgtAGGCAACTGATACCAATGTTAGAATTGTAGGATCATCTAGGTGCATAGATCTAGTGGGTGTACACTTCTATTTGGGATAAAGAGTCCTGGATCCAACCTAGAGCGTGAACTAGAGGGAGgaattagagagagagagagacatagAGGTAGCTGACCATCGGTGGGCTTGGCGGAGCTGCTAGCCATTGTGCTGGTGGCGAGGTCGGTGGAGTCAAGTGGTGGTGAAGACGTCGGGCACGATGCAGAGATGGCGGTGAAGGCAGTGGTGCTTCCCTTCGCTCATAGCGCCCCCTTGATCGATTAGGGTTGTAGGTGGGGATTGTGGCGGCCGAGGTCAACCTCGTACCaagtgccccggcccccacctccttttatatggcgctgtgcgacggggcccCCCTAACCATGAtttggttgggcgcccccgatcagggcgcgaatcagGGCCCCGACTTGGTCGTTGGACCGAGTCGggaggagatcaacctaacagatTTTGCTCATACTATGATACTCCGTCTGGTAATTGAAACTAAGCGTATGAACGAAGTGACCGTGAGGCAAACCAAAACAAGAGACACGACGATTTGTTTCTCGAAGTTCAGGTCTCCACTTGGATCCTAAGTGCTCGTTGAGGAAACCGTGAGCGATCACCATGATCAAAACCACTTTCTTTGATCCATTAATTGGCCATTTTATTTTTTGGGGGCAGGATAGCAGCGTCCACAAACTGTCCCATGTCACTCCACGCATTGGGTACTCGCTGGTGATGCCTAGCCGTCTATGAGAAAATCTCCAATGATAACAAATGCTTCAAATTTTGTTTAACCCAAACACAAAGTACTCAAAGGCTTAGGATAAACTCACAATTGCTCACTAAAGCTCTCACAACTCAGTTCTCAGTCTCTAATCGAAAGGATATTTTACTTAGCACACAAATCCCACAGAGGGATGATTAGTTGAGCTTTAAAGGTTCTCTGAAGCTTAGATGGACGTGGAATGCATCAGCAGTCCCTCCCAGAGGGAGGGGATGAGTATAAATACTTAGTCCCATAATCCAACCGTTAAGGTTGCAGTGAGTCAAAACCAACCTGGTTAATTTTTTATTGAATTAGATGTTATTGTACAAACTGGGGTAAAACTGGCCTAGCTAGTTTTCCGAGCCTCTAACCACTAAATTCTAGACTTTAGAGTTAATCACTCAAGTTTATTTCTAGGGTTATATAATTCATCAAATTGAGTGATTAACCGTTGCTGTTGATGTTCATCAAATCATGTCTCTATTGTTGTCTTCACAACATGTTTGACACTTAATCAAATTTGAACTCGTTTATCATTCGCATGTCATTTGCTTTATTTTTTTAGCTCAAACACGTAAATTAACCAGTGACTAAATACTTGCACAATCTCAACAAATATTTTAGTCCTTTAATCGTATTGCCATTTAATTCATCGGAAAgcgtctgaaacttggctgaaattggctgaaaacactgttccggctgaattgttgtgagagaaaaacactgttccagctgaaaagagaagccgaacaaaccgaatatggtgTAAGCAGAACAGGGCCTTAGAGTCTAGATACGCTTTCAGTTGGTAAGCTTGGCCTGAAGTTCATTATCCTGTTCTATTTAGTGTAAGATTTTTCCACTCTTGTGTTTGAATTCTTTGTGTTTGAGCAAACATTTTTCCAACTTGAGTCAAGACCTCCAACAAGTATGTCCAGTTTAATGAATAAAATGCCTTTGAAATGTCAAGCTCAATAAATAAGGTCGGGTGCTTTTCTTTGTGTAGATGTCGACAAGATACATGTAACCAAAAGATACGTGCAAATACAAGTCACTGTAAACCTATCATTGGCGTTCCTTGCAGTGCTGGATCATCTCTTCGGAAATTAGTATCGGTCTAACCTTGCGGGTCGATTTGTTAGTTCATCAGAGTCAGACGAGAAACAAGTCATGCCACGTTGTTGAACATAGAACGGTGGTGGAGTGTTTGAGTTGCTCGCAGGAAGAACTATATATTCCGCCTTTTGAGTTTTGAAAACACGCCGAGACGTCCAATAGTAATCCAACAATGGAGTCCGCGGAGGAGCGGTGGCCAAGACGAGCTGCTGGCCTCGGCGTCGTCGCCCTCTGCTCATCGTTGCTCCTCAACGTGCTCTTCCTCGCGCACTACTCCTTCTCGTTCCTCTCGCCGTCCCAgctgctcggcgacggtggcAGCTGCGGCCTGAGCTGGGCGCTGCTGGCGGCTAGGGAGGCCGAGGCGTTGGCCGCCGCGGACTGCTCCGGCCACGGGCAGGTGTTCTTGGATGGCGTCGTCGGCGCGGACGGGCGGCCTGGGTGCGAGTGCAACCGGTGCTTCGACGGGCCGGACTGCTCGATTCGAACGCCCAACTGCACCGCCGATGCTAACAGGTGAGGTGACCCCGGCCCATCGGTTTCCATCTCTGGCACATAAATAGAGTTGCGGTTCTAATGAAATGGTTGTTGGCGCGCGGTGCAGCGGGGACCCGTTGTTCCTGGAGCCCTACTGGAAGCGGCACGCGGCGGCCAGCGCCGTGCTAGTGCCCGGATGGCATCGTCTGAGCTACGCCACCACCGACGGCATCTACCAATCCGTCGAGCTCGAGAACCACATCCGGCAGCTGCACAGGGCCGTCGGCAACGCCGTCGTGGACGACAAGACCTTGGTCTTGGGCGCCGGCTCCACGCAGCTTATCAACGCGCTGGTGCACGCGCTCTCCCCggacgccgacgccgccgcctcgccACCGGCCCGCGTGGTCGCCACCGTGCCGTATTACCCGGTCAGACATCCAATCCAATCTAGGACGATGCATGCGCATCGATGGTCCGTCAAATGCTCAGAGAATCGAAAGCATATAGGAATAGgagtacttatatatatatatacaaaatcaCTGATCGCCTTGTTGATGGATGCATGGTTCAGCCGTACAGAACACAGACAGCGATGTTCGACGGCCGCGAGTACAGATGGGAGGGAACCACGGCTGCATGGGCCAACGCGTCACGAAACTCCAGCGACGGCAGCAGGTTCGTCGAGTTCGTCACGTCGCCGAACAACCCCGACGCCCTGCTCCGCGCGCCCGTTCTCCGGGGCTCCGCGGTGATCGCCGACCACGCCTACTACTGGCCTCACTTCACGCACATCGCGGCACCGGCCGACGAGGACGTCATGCTGTTCACCATGTCCAAGCCATCCGGGCATGCCGGCAGCAGACTCGGGTGCGTTGCGTTGCGTTGCGTAGCTACTAGCTAGCTTGTTATGTGCACGAGACGAGCATATCGAGGCGAATGAATCGCAATGACACATCCTGTGCGCACAGATGGGCGTTGATCAGGGACGAGAAGGTGGCCAAGAGGGCGTACGAGTACGTGCAGAACAGCATCATGGGCGCGTCCCGGGACACCCAGCTGCGGATGCTGGGGATCGTCAGGTTCATGCTGGCCAACCTGCACGGCAAGGACGACATCTTCGGCTTCGGGCACGACGTGATGAGGAGCAGATGGCGCAGGCTGAGCGCCGTCGTGTCGCGGTCACGCCGCATCTCGCTGCAGAGCATCCCTCCCAACCAGTACTGCACCTACTTCGACCGGGTCAGAGAGCCATCGCCTGGTGAGCAGAGCATGCAGTGCACCCTCGACAACTTTTTCATCTCTAGTCATAGCATTTTTCTCAGATCGAGCTATTATGTGGATGTGGACAGCCTATGCATGGGTGAAGTGCGAGAGGGAGGAAGACGACGACTGCTACGAGGCGCTACTGAAGGCCAGGATCATCACGCGTTCCGGCGCTGGCTACGACGCTAGCAGCCGGTACACGAGGGTGAGCCTCCTCAAGTCGGACGACGACTTCCAAGTGCTCATGGACAGGGTTACGGATTTTGTGAACGCCGAGAACTATGACGGCGATGCTCTGCTCCTGCCTCGAGCTCCTTGTTATGGTAATTGATCCCCAAGATCCCAAGTGATGAACTCGACCCAAAATGCCGGACAGCAGCAGAGCACTTCGAGCAATAATTAGAGCGGGGGACCAAAAAATAAGAACGAGAATTGAAGGATGACAATGCGCCAACAGAACTATACAGACGTAAAATAATTTGATTTGAAAAACATCGAGACAAGTACCTCATAGTTTAGTTTAGTTTAGTTACTTCTTCCACAGGAGACTCTAGCTCCTCAAGGCCACTGGGCCTTGACCAGTGAAAGTCCTCCCGGCCAAGCCGGTGGTGGGGGCGGTAAAGAGGTGCTTCAGCGCAAACAGGCAGCACATATGGGCCGCATCACTCTGCTAGTTTGGGTTGTCGAATTGCTGGGCCATGCAATTCCAGCATAAGACCATGTGCAACTTTGTTGCTTTCCACTCCTCCGTTCGACGCCATCTTTATTTCTAAACAACTGCTAGATCTAACTGttgtattaattttttttttagaattacacagtataACGCAGACGCCCaaaacacgcacacacactcatcctctatgaacacacgtacgcaaaccctactCCAATGAGAACCTCCGAAGGGCCGAGCCGGCAGATCTTGAGATTCACGAAATCACCACAGGCACGTCATCTACCACTGAAAacatagcgccgttaaatcctggaatGGATGGCTTTAAATGAAAAGGTGATGAACTAAAAATCTATGTATCTCCTCGATCTTGTAAATGTTTATTTCAAAATAAACATGTGCATCCATCCAAGTCATATGAAAAAATAATGATTTTATATTCATAAATACTTTTTAACAAGCATAcatctaaataaatctataactaagttatacatgatccaataggTATGAAATTGttactacagttcaagcatataataattagcccaccataaaaatttcaccacattttaatcatagaaactgcagctataaattaattatagaaaagcataaaTTAAAACCTACAacaaaaaaattatactaaagcataccatattattgttcactatgtagatctactcatgtggagtccaataaaattagattttctattttatgatttttcgtgatttactataatttttcaaagattcgaccgaaataaataaaaaagaaaaagacaaaataaCCTTTGAAAAACGCTTATAACCGGCCAGGGAGGTAAAACGAACATTTTTAAAAGTTTATGAAGGTGGTTTACCCAATTTTAGAGTTCAGGAAGAAAAAGCAGACTTTCACGAAAATTTAGCGAGGCAATATGGACTTTTTCTGTAAAAAAAGTGTGTACGGACCGTCCTTATCAGATCTTGTGCGGATTGTGCTACTGTGGTGTTGGCGTGCTTGCAAAATCACATGTCCCATGGCCCACATGTCATGCACATTATCCGCAAAATACTCCGTGCGGATGGTCCGCGCACCTAGGAGAACCCTGTGATCCCGATGCCTCGAGTTCAGGCTCATGGCACTGATCAGTTCTAGATTTCACTTCGCGTGTCGCCTCGTTCGATGTTCTGTTCTAAAGTTTGCTCGTGTCACCGTGCCGTCGCCGCTTGCACTCCTCTGTTCCAATTCCTATTCTTAAGAGTTAGAGCATCTGTGTGGCTACTGGTTATGGCATAGGGTTTCCTTAGAGTTGCGGATGAGCGAAGGAAAGAGTCTCGGCTAGACAGCGGCCGATGCTGTCATTCGTGGGCCGTGACACCAGCTCAACAGCCCAACATCGTATCCTCTTGTCCACTCGTACATCCTCTGTCCAGAAACCTCTTCTACATTCATCCTCTCAAGAAGACTCTCCGCCGCAGCGCCGCGACAACACTCCGCCGCACCCACCTCGGCGTTCTTTACAGCGTCTAGGCGTCGGCCGCTGGCCGACATCTCCACCGCGCCCTAGTGCAACTGTCCGTCTTCCTTCCTCTTCATGGCGCCTCCAGCCTACCATGGCCTTCTCCAGCGTGTGGTCCGTCTTCACCATTAGAGCGACCAGTCACAGTCCTCTCCACTAGATCTGTTGCGACCATCTCCACCAGAGCGGCAAGCTCTGTGCCACCGGCGAGTTCTACATCGGTGAACTCCACACACCGACGAGCTTCCATTCCCATGCAGCAAGAAGACTTATGTCTATGTTTTGAAAACTGGAcaagtaaacttatacgattgctgcgctgctctagaaagatgatggtagcatccaatggacacgaggatttatactagttcaggccggagccctacgtctagtcttagagatgatcaagtgcatgttcctcgcttgaatgctctgaagttcttacaataggggTACAAGAATGATGGAAGGccctactgaaaggtcctaatatggctagaggggggtgaatagcctatttagcaatctataaatcaactagagcaatttgattagtatgacaaagagcgaaatgcaaacttgctctagctctacaagggttgcaagccacttatccaataattctagttgcaatgattactaggcacacaacttgcaatgttactactcactaagcgCTCTCAATCTCGCTACTCCAAAgagatccactagatgaacttaaaataacaaagcaagctctcaattctaattacactaaagagcttaccacaactagtttgcaagaatataaatgagtgagtagggtgattataccgccgtgtagaggagtgaaccaatcacaagatgaatactaaatcaatcaccgggagaataccaaagggcaagagacaaccaatttttctctcgaggttcacgtgcttgccggcacgctagtccccattgtgtcgaccaacacatagtggttcgacggctaagaggtgttgcacaaacctcgtccacacaattggacaccgcaagaccctacccacaagtgaggtaactcaatgacacgagcaatccactagagttacctttcggctctccgccggggaaggcacaagacccctcacaatcaccatgattggagccggagacaatcaccaacctccgctcaacgatcctcgctgctccaagccgtctaggtggcagcaaccaccaagagtaacaagtgaatcctactgcgaaacacgaatgccaagtgccactagatgcaatcactcaagcaatacacctggattctctcccaatctcacaatgatggagatgagtgggagggctttggctaagctcacaaggttgctatgttaatacaaatgaccaagagagtgagcttgagccagccatggggcttaaatagaagcccccacgaaatagagccgttgtaccccttcactgggcacaacacggggtgaccggacgctttggtcagttcgaccggacgcaggaccctagcgtccggtcgctcgatgcttgccacgtgtcatcggcttcaaacgccgatcgcccgatctcaacagtcaagtgatgatcggacgcgtcagttagaaagtgaccgaacgtaggaccccagcatccggttgtTTCCTGTAAGGTTCCAAATGCGAAATTtcacgaccgaacgtgtccggtcatgctcaaccggactcacccggtgtccggtcactcaacgttttctctgtgtgcctcacgtcagcgtacgtcagcactgaccggactcaccctgtcAGCATCCTGTCACTCTTcatgccagcatctggtcataagaccgagacacgtgctcactgctgctactgaccggacttaggaccccagcgtccgatcactgcgccactagcgtccggtcactctatgaaccgCTGTCTTTTCTCGCCGGTGGCACCggtggactgtccgcactctatgggcggacactctaccggtgaagtttctaacccttgctcaaatgtgccaaccaccaaatgtatcaccttgtgcacatttgttagcagcttttcacaaacattttcaagggtgttagcactccactagatcctaaatgcatatgcaatgagttaaagcatctagtggcactttgataactgcatttcaatacgagtttcacccctcttaatagtacgactatctaacctaaatgtgatcacactcgctaagtgtcttgatcaccgaaacaaaatggctcctactatttatacctttgccttgagctttttgtttttctctttcttcttttcaagttcaagcatttgatcatcaccatgccatcaccatcgtcatgatcttcaccattgcttcatcacttggagtagtgctacctatctcataatcactttgataaactaggttagcacttagagtttcatcaattaaccaaaaccaaactagagctttcacctacgCTAGGCGAAGGGCTGCTTCGTGGGGCTGAGGGCCATGACCCTGATCTTTAGGGTCGAGGTGCTCTACCGGTCTAGATGGCCCTTTCATCGAGTCCcttgtcgtggatcccatcccatagtgggtgggatcatacAAGCATCTAGTCGGTCCATATTTGGACGGTGGGTATCGTACCCATTACCACCGTAGTGTGGTGTTGTCTCGCTGGTGCGGTATGGCACAGGGACGGTGTCTGACCGAGCTAAGGTGACTACTATCCCCTCAGCCCTTGTAGGGTCAGTGCGGCATGCTTGCTCTTGTTAGAACAGGTGCGTCTAGCTGCACTCAACCTCCCTCATCTGGGGGTCGTGACGGGGAGAGGTCATGTGTCTTGCGAGTGCCGTGTGACTAAGGCGGGTGGAAGGGGTTGGGACTAACCCCATCTTTAGTGCCTGGCCTGCTCTGCTCGACTCTTGCTTGGCCTCGGTCATTTAGGCCCTTACTAACTATTGCGTTGCAGGCCgcgtggcctgctaactaatcggtgcttTGAGACACGCCAGAGTTGTGaacccgatagtagccctcgagTGTTTTTACGACTACGAAATGATCATGAAAGCGCTGATGCATGTGTGTGCTGGAGCATGGGTTCATAGTCATGACTTTTCCAAGCTTTATCGCTTGAGCTCTTGCAGGCTTGGTGCATTCCGGATGGTAGTTGGACGTTGCGCCCCGTCCTGTCCTATCGAAGTGGTATGTGATTGCTAACCTTGCCGTGTCAAGGTGCCGCTCATCGGGGTccgtgtagcacctggttttaaagacaaaactagatacacactatatatgagcccaggaagtcaaatctcacatatagccacaaataagggtaatatcaaaagacaatacttattacataacgtattagtataaggaatataacctcagagtatagacagcgaaaAGATGAATCCGATCTTTAGGTGagtactccaaatccacagggacaactgactagttgaccacaagcctaactcctctagactagcaatctggtacccattcgagatttttatccaaagtatagaaaaataaagcaagcgtaagtacatatcgtactcagcaatataacatggggttcatgaggctcgaaaggttgacactggtttacaacaattagcttttaataggtcatctttttaagccaTTGAGTAGCAACGAATTTATCATAAGccaataaacacatgatcaggtaaacatgaataatgaatagcataaacaattaatcattagtgatcatctctattccataagggttccaaggccgctcgtgtccgtaagcacggttgttataacagttttacactctgcggaggttgtacactttcactgtgagtcatgatttaccctttcgcctgtgGTGATCAGCCCcctgacccactaccaaggatggtcgacagggttcactatgaaggctttcaaaggttcgtctaacaagttaaggCCGCTAAGGTTTTAGCCatctagccgtatgtggcccccctctaggagtggcacgcgtgggtaGGCGGCACGatacacacaccctagcaggtaaggaaacataccaactagtgccccctcttgcaccacaaaggtaaccactaacaagctagaaaagatcctcgtactgagctaaagctagagccatataacCCTCACAGccgtactgtaagtcccgaatgatcacttatagataagtccttagggagaggaatctgaagcatttagaaagtagctaaacactctagccccctgtttccatgttgctaaaagtcatgttttaatatttattacatataccattagtcaagttacaagatcataatTTTGGTTAAGCACTagaaaaactacccaatgcaatatcccaaa
Coding sequences within:
- the LOC136451716 gene encoding alliin lyase-like — encoded protein: MESAEERWPRRAAGLGVVALCSSLLLNVLFLAHYSFSFLSPSQLLGDGGSCGLSWALLAAREAEALAAADCSGHGQVFLDGVVGADGRPGCECNRCFDGPDCSIRTPNCTADANSGDPLFLEPYWKRHAAASAVLVPGWHRLSYATTDGIYQSVELENHIRQLHRAVGNAVVDDKTLVLGAGSTQLINALVHALSPDADAAASPPARVVATVPYYPPYRTQTAMFDGREYRWEGTTAAWANASRNSSDGSRFVEFVTSPNNPDALLRAPVLRGSAVIADHAYYWPHFTHIAAPADEDVMLFTMSKPSGHAGSRLGWALIRDEKVAKRAYEYVQNSIMGASRDTQLRMLGIVRFMLANLHGKDDIFGFGHDVMRSRWRRLSAVVSRSRRISLQSIPPNQYCTYFDRVREPSPAYAWVKCEREEDDDCYEALLKARIITRSGAGYDASSRYTRVSLLKSDDDFQVLMDRVTDFVNAENYDGDALLLPRAPCYGN